In one Methylocaldum szegediense genomic region, the following are encoded:
- a CDS encoding IS630 family transposase (programmed frameshift) — MSKKYRVTLTCEERRELEGLVNKGKSEARKLAHARILLQADEAEGGPCRTDDEIARALNVHVRTVERVRQRFVEQGLPAALVPKPSERVYPRRLDGAQEARLIALACSPPPEGKSRWTLRLLAERLVELEMAETVSYETVRRVLKKTKLKPHLCKRWVIPPKASAEFVAAMEDVLEVYQRPYRSERPVVCLDETFIQLIGEVREPLPREPGRVARYDSVYVRNGVASVFLAFEPLAGWRDVQVTDGRTRQDFAQVVRTLLEGRYREADKIVLVMDQLNTHSTARLYEAFAPEEARRLAERLEIHHTPKHGSWLDMVEIELSALARDLPERIGERADRVRHVAAWAQRRNQTQVKANWQFTTADARIKLRKLYPTFDG; from the exons ATGTCGAAAAAATATCGGGTGACGCTGACCTGTGAGGAGCGGCGCGAACTGGAAGGGTTGGTCAACAAGGGTAAGAGCGAAGCGCGAAAACTGGCCCATGCCCGGATTTTGTTACAGGCCGATGAAGCCGAGGGCGGACCTTGCCGCACCGATGACGAAATTGCTCGGGCGTTAAACGTCCACGTTCGTACGGTGGAACGGGTGCGGCAGCGGTTCGTGGAACAAGGTCTGCCGGCGGCCTTGGTGCCCAAGCCGAGCGAACGCGTGTATCCCCGGCGGCTGGATGGTGCCCAGGAAGCCCGGCTGATCGCGCTGGCTTGTTCGCCGCCGCCGGAGGGCAAGTCGCGCTGGACCTTGCGGCTCTTGGCTGAGCGTCTGGTCGAGCTGGAAATGGCTGAGACCGTCTCGTACGAAACGGTCCGGCGCGTGCTGAAAAAAACGA AACTCAAACCGCACCTCTGCAAGCGGTGGGTCATTCCGCCGAAAGCCTCGGCCGAGTTTGTTGCGGCCATGGAGGATGTCCTAGAAGTTTATCAGCGGCCGTACCGGAGCGAACGGCCGGTCGTCTGTTTGGACGAGACCTTTATCCAGCTGATCGGCGAGGTCCGAGAACCGCTGCCGAGGGAGCCGGGGCGGGTGGCACGTTATGACAGCGTCTATGTGCGGAACGGGGTGGCGAGTGTGTTCTTGGCCTTCGAGCCGCTGGCCGGGTGGCGTGACGTTCAGGTCACCGATGGCCGGACCCGTCAGGACTTTGCCCAGGTTGTGCGAACCCTGCTGGAGGGGCGCTATCGGGAGGCAGATAAAATCGTGTTGGTGATGGATCAGCTAAACACCCATTCGACGGCGCGCCTCTATGAAGCTTTTGCGCCGGAGGAGGCTCGACGGCTCGCCGAGCGGCTGGAGATTCACCACACGCCGAAGCACGGGAGCTGGCTGGACATGGTGGAAATTGAACTCAGCGCTTTGGCCCGCGATCTGCCGGAGCGGATCGGCGAACGGGCCGACCGGGTCCGGCATGTCGCCGCCTGGGCGCAGCGCCGTAACCAAACCCAAGTGAAAGCCAACTGGCAATTCACCACGGCCGACGCGCGGATCAAACTCCGTAAGCTTTACCCCACGTTTGACGGGTGA
- a CDS encoding RHS repeat domain-containing protein, with translation MGDVQKIRAGYRTATGSESLTDQATCAYDDFGRVIEATDANGRTTRWTYDAYGNPIRRAASNGHVVEWEYDHTRNGLLVRRTAKLSDTDPAPHITRYTYNALGQVLSTKTPEVTYEYTYDTAHRLATVTGSRGPKALTYRYSSGGLLDSLEDSEGHRRDYLYDAVGRLSAVRAPSGEQVNFVFDGGGQLLETTMSNGYSTLYRYTPKGYLGELVNRAAGGTEVSRHTYQYDPLGRRTGHLEAVAGAVTDYTYQYDTLDWLREVRTNAGATLFEAFAYDVYVNRRERITRDGSVQRHVYDAAQQFRETRDGSDTGAILASYTYDLGGNLIQRSGGAMLNLTYDALERRVAASGTGLAPETYAYDHQDRRIETNVDGTLRRSVYAGLEI, from the coding sequence TTGGGCGATGTCCAAAAGATCCGGGCCGGCTATCGCACCGCCACCGGCAGCGAATCTCTGACGGACCAGGCGACCTGCGCCTACGACGATTTCGGCCGAGTGATCGAAGCCACCGACGCCAATGGCCGCACCACTCGCTGGACCTATGATGCCTACGGCAACCCTATCCGCCGCGCCGCCTCCAACGGCCATGTGGTCGAATGGGAATACGATCACACCCGCAACGGGCTGTTAGTTCGGCGCACCGCGAAGCTCTCCGACACCGATCCCGCGCCACACATCACCCGATACACCTATAATGCCTTGGGCCAGGTCCTGAGCACGAAGACGCCGGAAGTCACCTATGAATACACCTACGACACCGCCCATCGCCTCGCCACCGTGACCGGTAGCCGCGGTCCTAAGGCGCTGACCTACCGCTACAGCTCCGGTGGGCTCCTCGACAGTCTCGAAGACAGTGAAGGTCACCGTCGTGATTACCTGTACGATGCGGTCGGGCGTTTGAGTGCCGTGCGGGCACCGAGCGGTGAGCAGGTCAACTTCGTGTTCGACGGTGGCGGACAGCTCTTGGAAACCACCATGTCGAACGGCTACAGTACCCTCTACCGTTACACCCCAAAGGGTTACCTTGGGGAACTCGTCAACCGGGCGGCGGGCGGTACCGAAGTCAGCCGCCACACATACCAGTACGATCCGCTCGGCCGGCGTACCGGCCACCTGGAAGCCGTCGCCGGGGCGGTGACCGATTACACCTACCAGTACGACACCCTCGACTGGCTGCGGGAGGTGCGGACCAATGCGGGCGCGACCCTTTTTGAAGCCTTCGCCTACGATGTGTACGTCAACCGGCGGGAACGGATCACCCGGGACGGTAGCGTCCAGCGTCACGTCTACGACGCCGCCCAGCAATTCCGGGAAACCCGGGACGGTAGCGATACCGGCGCGATCCTCGCGAGCTACACCTACGATCTTGGCGGCAATCTGATTCAGCGGAGCGGCGGCGCGATGCTCAACTTAACCTATGATGCCCTGGAACGGCGGGTCGCCGCCAGCGGCACCGGCCTTGCCCCGGAAACCTATGCCTACGATCACCAGGACCGCCGCATCGAGACTAACGTGGATGGGACGCTACGGCGTTCTGTCTATGCCGGGCTTGAGATCTAG
- the istB gene encoding IS21-like element helper ATPase IstB, with translation MNLQHARITELSQSLKLERIGSDWPHLAQQAADREESFADFLEKLLIAEAKARAERTRQTLLKMATLPVVKTLEQYDFAFSLGAPRAQLQELAGLSFIERTENIVLLGPSGVGKTHLAIALAYRAVMAGLKTRFVTAADLMLQLTAAHRQERLKEYFNRVVMAPRLLVIDEIGYLPLGRDEANLFFNVVAKRYERGSLILTSNLPFTQWAGTFADDQTLTAAMLDRLLHHAHIVQITGDSYRLKDKRKAGTTPPQTAAVE, from the coding sequence ATGAATCTGCAGCACGCCCGGATTACCGAACTCAGCCAAAGCCTGAAGCTCGAGCGGATCGGGTCGGACTGGCCCCACCTGGCCCAGCAGGCCGCCGATCGCGAGGAGAGCTTTGCCGACTTCCTCGAGAAACTGCTCATCGCCGAGGCCAAGGCCCGCGCCGAACGCACCCGGCAGACCTTGCTCAAGATGGCCACCTTGCCGGTCGTGAAGACTTTGGAGCAGTACGACTTTGCTTTCTCCTTGGGAGCGCCCCGGGCCCAGCTCCAGGAACTGGCGGGTTTGAGCTTTATCGAGCGCACCGAGAACATCGTCCTGCTCGGCCCCAGCGGGGTTGGTAAAACCCATCTGGCGATCGCCTTGGCCTACCGCGCGGTGATGGCCGGCCTCAAGACACGCTTCGTCACCGCCGCCGATCTGATGTTGCAACTCACCGCCGCACACCGCCAGGAGCGTCTCAAGGAGTACTTCAACCGGGTCGTGATGGCGCCCAGGCTGTTGGTCATCGATGAGATCGGCTATCTGCCGCTCGGACGTGACGAAGCGAATCTCTTCTTCAACGTCGTCGCCAAGCGCTACGAGCGCGGCAGCCTGATTCTCACCAGCAACCTGCCGTTCACCCAGTGGGCGGGCACCTTTGCCGATGATCAGACCCTGACGGCCGCGATGCTGGATCGGCTCCTGCATCACGCCCACATCGTGCAAATCACCGGCGACAGTTACCGATTGAAGGACAAGCGCAAGGCAGGAACAACCCCGCCGCAGACAGCGGCCGTCGAATAA
- the istA gene encoding IS21 family transposase, with protein MLTQEQSVEIKVLARQGHGIKAIARELGVSRNTVRKYLRSESALPRYRLRAPRPCKLDPFKAYLQQRIEAARPHWIPATVLLRELRERGYAGGISQLKAYLAPFKRRPEEPVVRFETPPGRQMQADFTTIRRGRDPLKAFVATLGFSRATFVRFSDREDSAAWLTGLREALHYFGGVPEEVLFDNAGAIITERDAYGEGRHRWHPALYALAGAYGFRPKVCRPYRAQTKGKVERFNGYLKASFITPLAATLKSAGLTLDVETANAQIGPWLDQVAHQRVHGTTGVQPAVRLAEERLALRPLPVQAPQGLPAPQRHVGRVLPHDSLQHPLSVYDQLLEVTA; from the coding sequence ATGTTGACTCAGGAGCAGTCAGTGGAGATCAAAGTATTGGCCCGACAGGGCCATGGCATCAAAGCCATCGCGCGGGAGCTGGGCGTCTCGCGCAACACGGTACGCAAGTACCTGCGCAGCGAAAGCGCGTTGCCCCGGTACCGGCTGCGGGCGCCCCGCCCCTGCAAGTTGGATCCCTTCAAAGCCTATCTGCAGCAACGCATCGAGGCGGCACGTCCGCATTGGATTCCGGCCACGGTGCTGCTGCGAGAGCTTCGTGAACGGGGCTATGCAGGCGGCATCAGCCAGCTCAAGGCGTATCTCGCCCCCTTCAAACGGCGACCGGAAGAACCGGTGGTCCGCTTTGAAACCCCACCGGGCCGCCAGATGCAGGCCGATTTCACGACGATCCGGCGGGGGCGCGATCCGCTCAAAGCCTTCGTGGCCACGCTGGGGTTCAGTCGCGCCACGTTCGTGCGCTTTTCCGACCGCGAGGACAGCGCGGCCTGGTTGACGGGGCTGCGCGAGGCCCTCCACTACTTCGGCGGGGTGCCCGAAGAGGTGCTGTTCGACAATGCCGGCGCCATCATCACCGAACGGGACGCCTACGGTGAAGGCCGGCACCGCTGGCACCCGGCCCTGTACGCGCTGGCCGGGGCGTATGGCTTCCGGCCCAAGGTCTGCCGGCCGTACCGGGCCCAAACCAAGGGCAAGGTGGAGCGCTTCAACGGATACCTGAAAGCCAGCTTCATCACGCCACTGGCGGCCACGCTCAAGAGCGCCGGCTTGACACTCGATGTCGAGACCGCCAATGCCCAGATCGGCCCCTGGCTCGATCAGGTGGCGCATCAACGGGTGCACGGCACCACCGGCGTACAGCCCGCGGTGCGATTGGCCGAAGAGCGCCTCGCCCTGCGGCCGTTGCCGGTTCAGGCACCCCAAGGCTTGCCGGCACCCCAGCGGCACGTTGGCCGCGTCTTGCCCCATGACAGCCTGCAACATCCCCTGTCGGTGTACGACCAGTTGCTGGAGGTGACGGCATGA
- a CDS encoding FG-GAP repeat protein gives MQKKFIFDPAVWKLMGVALVGLMIGSVPAADLSPAQNKAVQAYLAKANKKASANHESVELVSTQSADLNGDGKAEIVLNALWAGGTWWNNRVVVFTDIGKGYQAVAETSDPLGQVESVEVKDGFIHVHALWPGPNDPRCCPSVKKTSVYQWHGNKIFPAGKPASAPTTSSVPLPAGISDVKWEYKQVRGIKMAGVQHPVVGISALNLFCQDNQPVFAATFSGTTSRLDPVHLHIQISNVVYPIVMKKQAGTQDIRMVSLRNSRLPKGLLSGEAYGEATINGKKHGLLSLTNAGQASKEALRDCYRY, from the coding sequence ATGCAAAAAAAATTTATCTTCGATCCGGCGGTGTGGAAACTGATGGGTGTGGCGTTGGTTGGGCTGATGATCGGATCTGTACCGGCGGCGGATTTAAGCCCAGCTCAGAATAAAGCCGTGCAAGCTTACCTTGCCAAAGCCAACAAAAAAGCATCAGCGAACCATGAAAGTGTCGAACTCGTCAGCACGCAAAGTGCCGACCTGAATGGCGACGGCAAAGCTGAAATTGTCTTAAATGCCTTGTGGGCAGGCGGGACATGGTGGAATAACCGCGTGGTGGTGTTCACCGATATAGGCAAGGGCTATCAAGCCGTTGCGGAAACATCAGACCCATTAGGGCAGGTGGAAAGCGTTGAGGTCAAAGACGGTTTCATCCATGTACACGCTTTATGGCCGGGTCCGAATGATCCACGCTGTTGTCCGAGCGTGAAAAAAACCTCCGTGTATCAATGGCATGGCAACAAAATCTTCCCCGCAGGCAAGCCCGCATCCGCTCCTACCACGTCTTCCGTACCGCTTCCCGCAGGCATCAGTGACGTGAAATGGGAATATAAACAAGTCAGAGGCATCAAAATGGCGGGGGTGCAGCATCCTGTGGTTGGCATTAGTGCTCTCAATTTGTTTTGCCAGGACAATCAACCCGTTTTTGCCGCTACCTTTTCAGGGACGACCAGCCGCTTAGATCCTGTGCACCTGCACATACAAATCAGCAATGTGGTTTATCCGATTGTTATGAAAAAACAAGCCGGTACGCAGGATATTCGCATGGTGAGTTTACGCAACTCACGCCTACCCAAAGGGCTACTGAGCGGGGAAGCCTACGGCGAAGCGACTATCAACGGAAAAAAACACGGCTTGCTGTCATTAACCAACGCCGGGCAGGCAAGCAAGGAGGCGTTGCGGGATTGTTATCGGTATTGA